GTCGTCGCCCTGCTCGAGTCCCTTCCCGGGGTCGGCAAGGTCAAGGCCAGGGCCATCATGTCCGAGGTCGGCATCTCCGAGACGCGCCGCGTGCGCGGCCTGGGCCCGCACCAGATCAAGGCGCTGGTCGACCGGTTCGGGTGAGGTAGCGTCAGTGGTTCCCCCCAACCACTGGCCCAGGAGTGCTGCAACGCCATGACGACGACGCCCGCCCGGCTCACCGTTCTCGCCGGACCGACCGCCGTCGGAAAGGGCACCGTGTCCGCCGACGTCCGGCAGCGGTACCCGGATCTGTGGCTCTCCGTGTCTGCGACGACGAGGTCGCCGAGGCCCGGGGAGGTCGAGGGGGTCCACTACCACTTCGTGTCTGGCGCGGAGTTCGACTCGATGGTCGAGCGCGGCGACATGCTCGAGTGGGCCGTGGTGCACGGGCGCAACCGCTACGGCACCCCGCGGGGCCCCGTCGAGCAGCACCTCGCGGCAGGTGAGCCGGTGCTCCTCGAGCTCGACCTCCAGGGCGCGCGGCAGGTGCGCGCGAGCATGCCGGACGCCCAGTTCATCTTCCTCGCGCCGCCGAGCTGGGACGAGCTGGTCCGCCGGCTGGTCGGCCGGGGGACCGAGGACGCCGAGGAGCGCGAGCGGCGCCTGCAGACAGCGCGCGTCGAGCTCGCGGCCGAGCCCGAGTTCGACCACACGATCATCAACGACGACGTCCAGCGGGCCACCGACGAGCTGGTCCACCTGATGGGACTGCCGACCGGGTAGCATGGCCTCAGTCCCACCCCTGCAACGTGCGGAGTTCACCGTGTCCGGAACCGTCGCCGCCCCAGTCGGCATCACTGACCCGCCCATCGACCAGCTGCTCGAGCGCGCCGACTCCAAGTACGCGCTCGTCATCTACTCGGCCAAGCGCGCGCGCCAGATCAACGCGTACTACTCGCAGCTCAACGAGGGCCTCCTGGAGTACGTCGGCCCGCTCGTCGAGACGCGCCCGCAGGAGAAGCCCCTGTCGATCGCCATGCGCGAGATCGACGGCGGCCTCCTGACGGTCGAGTCGACCGAGGCCTGAGCCGCCTCGCCCCCCGGGCAGGCGCCACGGCGGCGGACCACATGCGCATCGTCCTCGGCGTCTCCGGCGGCATCGCCGCCTACAAGTCCGCCCTGCTGCTGCGCCTGCTCACCGAGGCGGGCCATGACGTCCGGGTGGTCCCCACCCGCGCGTCGCTCGAGTTCGTCGGCGCCGCGACCTGGGAGGCGCTGTCCGGGCACCCGGTGAGCACCGAGGTCTTCGAGGACGTCGCGCACGTCCCGCACGTCGCGCTGGGCAAGTCGGCGGACCTCGTGGTGGTGGCCCCCGCGACCGCCGACCTGTTGTCGCGCGCAGCCACCGGGCGCGCTGACGACCTGCTCACCGCGACGCTGCTCACGGCCCGCTGCCCCGTGCTGCTCGTGCCCGCGATGCACACCGAAATGTGGGAGCACCCCGCCACCGTGGCGAATGTGCGCACGCTGCGCGAGCGCGGGGCGCACGTGCTCGAGCCCGCCTCCGGCCGCCTGACCGGCGCGGACACGGGCCCGGGCCGGATGCCCGACCCCGAGGTGGTGGCCGCCGCGGCGCTCGCGCTCGTGGACCCGGCGCCGGACGCGCCCCCGCAGGACCTCGCCGGGAGGCACGTGGTCGTCTCCGCCGGGGGCACCCGTGAGCCGCTGGACCCCGTGCGCTACCTGGGCAACCGCTCCTCGGGCCGCCAGGGCCACGCCCTGGCGCAGGCCGCCCGGCGCCGCGGCGCCCGGGTGACGTTGGTCGCCGCGAACGTGGGCCTGCCCGCGCTCGAGGGCGTCGAGACCGTGGCGGTCGAGACGACCGAGCAGCTGCGGGATGGCGTCCGCTCCGCCGCGAAGGACGCCGACGCGGTGGTCATGGCCGCCGCCGTGGCGGACTACCGTCCGGAGGCGAGCGCCACCTCCAAGATCAAGAAGTCGGGCGACGACCCGCTCGTCCTGCGCCTCGTGCAGAACCCCGACATCCTCGCCGAGCTCGCCTCCGAGCGACTCCGGCCGGGACAGGTCATCGTGGGGTTCGCCGCCGAGACCGGCGACGACGGCGCCTCGGTGCTCGACCATGGCCGGGCCAAGGCGCTGCGCAAGGGCGCCGACCTGATGGTCGTCAACGCGGTGGGCGAGGGCCGCGGATTCGGCACGACGGACAACGAGGTCACGATCCTCGACCGCGACGCCGAGATCGTCGCCACGGCCAGTGGGTCGAAGGACACAGTCGCCGACGCTGTCTGGGATGCGGTACTCGCACATCTGTGAGGCCTGCCCGCATTAGGCTGTTCGCCATGACCGAGCCCGACATGCGTCTGTTCACCTCCGAGTCCGTCACGGAAGGTCACCCGGACAAGATCTGCGACCAGATCTCCGACGCGATCCTCGACGCGATCCTCGAGCAGGACCCGGCGGCGCGCGTGGCCGTGGAGACCATGGTCACCACGGGTCTGGTGCATGTCGCGGGCGAGGTCACGACCAGCGCGTACGTGGAGATCCCGCAGGTCGTGCGCCAGGTGGTCCGGGGCATCGGGTACACCTCCTCGCACATCGGATTCGACGGCGACTCGTGCGGTGTGTCCGTGTCGATCGGGCAGCAGTCGCCCGACATCGCCCAGGGCGTCGACAAGGCCCTCGAGGCGCGGCAGGACACCGCCGACCACGACCCGCTCGACCTGCAGGGCGCCGGCGACCAGGGGCTCATGTTCGGCTATGCCAGCAACGACACCCCCACGCTGCTGCCCCTGCCGATCTTCCTCGCCCACCGGCTCGCCGAGCAGCTCGCCGAGGTCCGCAAGTCCGGGGTCGTCCCGCGGCTGCGCCCCGACGGCAAGACCCAGGTCACCATCGGGTACGAGGGCGACCGGGCCGTGCGGCTCGACACCGTGGTCCTTTCCACCCAGCACGACCCCGACCTGAACCTCGAGGCCGTGCTCGCGCCGGCCATCGCCGAGCACGTCGTGGCGCCGGTGCTGGCCGGGCTCGACATGGACCTCGACGTGCGGGGGCACCGCCTGCTGGTCAACCCCACCGGGACGTTCGTGGTCGGCGGCCCCCAGGGCGACGCTGGCCTCACCGGCCGCAAGATCATCGTCGACACCTACGGCGGCATGGCCCGCCACGGCGGCGGCGCCTTCTCGGGCAAGGACCCCTCGAAGGTGGACCGGTCCGCCGCGTACGCGATGCGCTGGGTCGCCAAGAACGTCGTCGCCGCCGGGCTCGCGAGCCGCTGCGAGGTGCAGGTCGCCTACGCCATCGGCAAGGCGCAGCCCGTGGGCCTGTACGTCGAGACGTTCGGCACCGAGACCGTCCCGCTCGACCGCATCACGCGCGCCATCCGGGACGTCTTCGACCTGCGCCCGGCCGCGATCATCCGCGACCTCGACCTGCTGCGGCCGATCTACCAGCGCACCGCCGCCTACGGTCACTTCGGGCGGGAGCTGCCCGAGTTCACCTGGGAGCGCACCGACCGGGTCGCGGACCTGCTCTCCGCCGTCGGCTGAGCGCTCGGAGCGACGGTCGACGGCCGGATCGAGGAGGTCGTGGCAGCAACGCTCGGGAGGTTGAGAGGTGCCGGTGGACGGAGAGGGCGTCGCTCAGGGTGAGCAGCTGACCCTGCTCGACCTGCCCGCCGCGCCGGCGCCCAAGGGCCGTGCCCGGCTTGCCCGCGACGGGGTCCA
The sequence above is a segment of the Cellulomonas chengniuliangii genome. Coding sequences within it:
- the metK gene encoding methionine adenosyltransferase; protein product: MTEPDMRLFTSESVTEGHPDKICDQISDAILDAILEQDPAARVAVETMVTTGLVHVAGEVTTSAYVEIPQVVRQVVRGIGYTSSHIGFDGDSCGVSVSIGQQSPDIAQGVDKALEARQDTADHDPLDLQGAGDQGLMFGYASNDTPTLLPLPIFLAHRLAEQLAEVRKSGVVPRLRPDGKTQVTIGYEGDRAVRLDTVVLSTQHDPDLNLEAVLAPAIAEHVVAPVLAGLDMDLDVRGHRLLVNPTGTFVVGGPQGDAGLTGRKIIVDTYGGMARHGGGAFSGKDPSKVDRSAAYAMRWVAKNVVAAGLASRCEVQVAYAIGKAQPVGLYVETFGTETVPLDRITRAIRDVFDLRPAAIIRDLDLLRPIYQRTAAYGHFGRELPEFTWERTDRVADLLSAVG
- the gmk gene encoding guanylate kinase, whose translation is MTTTPARLTVLAGPTAVGKGTVSADVRQRYPDLWLSVSATTRSPRPGEVEGVHYHFVSGAEFDSMVERGDMLEWAVVHGRNRYGTPRGPVEQHLAAGEPVLLELDLQGARQVRASMPDAQFIFLAPPSWDELVRRLVGRGTEDAEERERRLQTARVELAAEPEFDHTIINDDVQRATDELVHLMGLPTG
- the rpoZ gene encoding DNA-directed RNA polymerase subunit omega; translation: MSGTVAAPVGITDPPIDQLLERADSKYALVIYSAKRARQINAYYSQLNEGLLEYVGPLVETRPQEKPLSIAMREIDGGLLTVESTEA
- the coaBC gene encoding bifunctional phosphopantothenoylcysteine decarboxylase/phosphopantothenate--cysteine ligase CoaBC; this encodes MRIVLGVSGGIAAYKSALLLRLLTEAGHDVRVVPTRASLEFVGAATWEALSGHPVSTEVFEDVAHVPHVALGKSADLVVVAPATADLLSRAATGRADDLLTATLLTARCPVLLVPAMHTEMWEHPATVANVRTLRERGAHVLEPASGRLTGADTGPGRMPDPEVVAAAALALVDPAPDAPPQDLAGRHVVVSAGGTREPLDPVRYLGNRSSGRQGHALAQAARRRGARVTLVAANVGLPALEGVETVAVETTEQLRDGVRSAAKDADAVVMAAAVADYRPEASATSKIKKSGDDPLVLRLVQNPDILAELASERLRPGQVIVGFAAETGDDGASVLDHGRAKALRKGADLMVVNAVGEGRGFGTTDNEVTILDRDAEIVATASGSKDTVADAVWDAVLAHL